In Synechococcus sp. HK05, one DNA window encodes the following:
- the murC gene encoding UDP-N-acetylmuramate--L-alanine ligase — MAQQLDRRQPLHFIGVGGIGMSAIAGILADRGYAVSGSDPRDNAVLQDLRSRGVRVFREQSATTIAAIRSGTSTQPLVVVSSAVPATNPELQEARRAGLEIAHRSDVLAAMIAAQSSVAVAGSHGKTTTSTLIASLLHATDHDPTAVIGGVVPAFGSNGRNGKGALLVAEADESDGTLVKFQAWLGVITNLELDHTDHYADLGALIATLQRFGRGCEQLLANRDCPILSQQFNASHWWSTTNAEGVDYAAIPVELSGDSTLAEFYEQGHCVGRFTLPLPGLHNLSNATAAMAACRMHGVSFAELRQAVESLQAPGRRFDYRGTWAERQVVDDYAHHPSEVGATLATAQLMVSSGRSPLPEVPQRVLAVFQPHRYSRTAEFLEPFADALGQADEVLLAPLYAAGEAPIAGISSHALAAAIQRLRPELTVTVADSLEELADAVAQRSLPGDLVLAMGAGDVNGLWGRLQNREDPLAMFPLAA; from the coding sequence TTGGCCCAACAGCTCGATCGCCGTCAACCCCTCCATTTCATTGGAGTGGGCGGCATCGGCATGTCGGCCATTGCAGGAATCCTGGCGGATCGGGGCTATGCGGTGAGCGGCTCCGACCCCCGCGACAACGCCGTGCTGCAGGACCTACGCAGCCGCGGCGTGCGCGTGTTCCGCGAACAGAGCGCCACCACCATCGCCGCCATCCGCAGCGGCACCTCCACCCAACCGCTGGTGGTAGTGAGCTCGGCGGTCCCCGCCACCAATCCCGAACTGCAGGAAGCGCGGCGGGCCGGGCTCGAGATCGCGCACAGGTCTGATGTGCTCGCGGCCATGATCGCGGCCCAGAGCTCCGTGGCTGTGGCCGGCAGCCACGGCAAAACCACCACCAGCACGCTGATCGCCAGCCTGCTGCACGCCACCGACCACGACCCCACCGCGGTGATTGGCGGTGTGGTGCCCGCCTTTGGCAGCAACGGCCGCAACGGCAAGGGCGCGCTGCTGGTGGCCGAAGCCGATGAATCCGACGGCACCCTGGTGAAATTCCAGGCCTGGCTGGGGGTGATCACCAACCTCGAGCTGGATCACACCGATCACTACGCCGATCTGGGGGCCCTGATCGCCACGCTGCAGCGCTTCGGCCGCGGCTGCGAGCAGCTGCTGGCCAATCGCGACTGCCCGATCCTCAGCCAGCAGTTCAACGCCAGCCATTGGTGGTCCACCACCAATGCGGAGGGCGTGGATTACGCCGCCATCCCCGTGGAGCTCAGCGGCGACAGCACCCTGGCCGAGTTCTACGAACAGGGGCACTGCGTGGGTCGCTTCACCCTGCCGCTGCCTGGGCTGCACAACCTCAGCAATGCCACAGCGGCCATGGCGGCCTGCCGGATGCACGGCGTGTCGTTTGCGGAACTGCGCCAGGCCGTGGAGAGCCTGCAAGCCCCCGGCCGCCGCTTCGACTACCGCGGCACCTGGGCCGAGCGGCAAGTGGTCGACGACTACGCCCATCACCCCAGCGAGGTGGGCGCCACCCTCGCCACGGCCCAGTTGATGGTGAGCAGCGGACGCAGCCCCCTGCCGGAGGTGCCCCAACGGGTGCTGGCCGTGTTCCAACCCCATCGCTACAGCCGCACCGCCGAATTCCTCGAGCCCTTCGCCGACGCCCTCGGCCAGGCCGATGAGGTGCTGCTCGCTCCCCTCTATGCGGCGGGCGAAGCTCCGATCGCCGGCATCTCGAGCCATGCCCTCGCTGCCGCCATTCAGCGGCTGCGGCCGGAGCTAACCGTGACGGTGGCCGACAGCCTTGAGGAGCTCGCTGATGCCGTGGCCCAGCGCAGCTTGCCGGGCGATCTGGTGCTGGCCATGGGCGCCGGCGATGTGAACGGGCTCTGGGGGCGCCTGCAGAATCGCGAAGACCCCCTCGCCATGTTTCCCCTAGCGGCATGA
- the gap gene encoding type I glyceraldehyde-3-phosphate dehydrogenase, which yields MTIKVAINGFGRIGRNFMRCWLSRGENTGIELVGINGSGDTNTNAHLLKYDSMLGPLRNAEVTTTEDTIVVNGKTIKTFYDRNPANLPWKEWGVDLVIESTGVFNDDVGASKHFEAGAKKVILTAPGKGAKVGTFVVGVNADQYRHEDWDILSNASCTTNCMAPIVKTIDQAFGIVKGTMTTTHSYTGDQRILDAAHRDLRRARAAAVNIVPTSTGAAKAVALVYPEVKGKLSGIALRVPTPNVSVCDMVFETGRDTTAEEVNAVLKAASENGMKGIIKYCDLPLVSSDHAGTDESTIVDADLTLVMGGNMVKIVCWYDNEWGYSQRVVDLAEIVAKNWK from the coding sequence ATGACCATCAAGGTTGCGATCAATGGATTCGGCCGTATCGGTCGCAACTTCATGCGTTGCTGGCTCAGCCGTGGTGAGAACACCGGCATCGAGCTGGTGGGCATCAATGGTTCCGGTGACACCAACACCAACGCCCACCTGCTGAAGTACGACTCGATGCTGGGCCCTCTGCGCAACGCAGAGGTGACCACCACCGAAGACACGATCGTCGTGAACGGCAAGACGATCAAAACCTTCTACGACCGCAACCCCGCCAACCTCCCCTGGAAGGAGTGGGGCGTGGATCTGGTGATCGAGTCCACCGGCGTGTTCAACGATGACGTGGGCGCCAGCAAGCACTTCGAGGCCGGTGCCAAGAAAGTGATCCTCACCGCTCCTGGCAAGGGCGCCAAGGTGGGCACCTTCGTGGTGGGCGTGAACGCCGACCAATACCGCCACGAGGATTGGGACATCCTCTCCAACGCCAGCTGCACCACCAACTGCATGGCGCCGATCGTGAAAACGATCGACCAGGCCTTCGGCATCGTGAAAGGCACGATGACCACTACCCACAGCTACACGGGTGACCAGCGCATCCTCGATGCCGCTCACCGCGACCTGCGCCGCGCCCGCGCCGCCGCAGTGAACATCGTGCCCACCAGCACCGGCGCCGCCAAGGCTGTGGCTCTGGTGTACCCCGAGGTGAAGGGCAAGCTGAGCGGTATCGCTCTGCGCGTGCCCACCCCCAACGTGTCGGTGTGCGACATGGTGTTCGAGACCGGCCGCGACACCACCGCTGAGGAAGTGAATGCCGTGCTCAAGGCCGCGTCCGAGAACGGCATGAAGGGGATCATCAAGTACTGCGATCTGCCCCTGGTGTCGAGCGATCACGCCGGTACCGATGAGAGCACCATCGTTGACGCCGATCTCACCCTGGTGATGGGCGGCAACATGGTGAAGATCGTTTGCTGGTACGACAACGAGTGGGGCTACAGCCAGCGCGTGGTCGACCTCGCCGAGATCGTGGCCAAGAACTGGAAGTGA
- the thiL gene encoding thiamine-phosphate kinase — MHLRDLGEWELLRRLSAYAPPGQFDDDAALLNEQDGRQLVVNTDVLVEGVHFSDATIGPQDLGWRAAAANLSDLAAMGCTSVAGITVALVAPGETPWSWVEGVYDGFRAALTRYGGQLLGGDCSSGSQRLLSITALGRVANGTAIRRGDGRPGDWLISSGPHGLSRLGLALLLDEPEAAQVSPELQQRAIQAHRRPQPRLDVVQALHRSRPTGRPWRVGGTDSSDGLAAAVKAIAATSGCGAVLGRSQLPIEPELAQLTAGEHWCLGGGEDFELVLALPPSWAEALLAALPGTSRIGSLVEAEPGLVRWQESGEALAAAEQGFTHFR, encoded by the coding sequence GTGCACCTGCGCGACCTGGGCGAGTGGGAGCTGCTGCGGCGCCTCTCCGCCTATGCGCCGCCCGGTCAATTTGATGACGACGCCGCCCTGCTGAACGAGCAGGACGGCCGCCAGCTGGTGGTGAACACCGATGTGCTCGTGGAGGGCGTGCACTTCAGCGACGCCACCATCGGACCCCAAGACCTGGGCTGGCGAGCTGCCGCCGCCAACCTCTCCGATCTCGCCGCCATGGGCTGCACCAGCGTGGCGGGGATCACGGTGGCCCTGGTGGCTCCAGGAGAGACCCCCTGGAGCTGGGTGGAGGGCGTCTACGACGGCTTCAGGGCAGCGCTCACGCGCTACGGCGGCCAGCTGCTCGGCGGCGATTGCAGCAGCGGCAGCCAGCGGCTGCTCTCGATCACAGCCCTGGGGCGTGTGGCCAACGGCACAGCGATCCGCCGGGGCGACGGGCGCCCGGGCGACTGGCTGATCAGCAGCGGCCCCCATGGCCTCAGCCGCCTGGGGCTGGCCCTGCTGCTGGATGAGCCGGAGGCCGCCCAGGTGAGCCCAGAGCTGCAGCAACGGGCGATCCAGGCCCACCGCCGCCCCCAACCGCGCCTGGATGTGGTGCAGGCCCTGCACCGCAGCCGCCCAACGGGCCGGCCCTGGCGCGTGGGCGGCACCGACAGCAGCGATGGCCTGGCGGCCGCCGTGAAGGCGATTGCCGCTACCAGTGGCTGCGGGGCTGTGCTGGGGCGCAGCCAGCTGCCGATCGAGCCCGAACTGGCTCAGCTCACGGCCGGCGAGCACTGGTGCCTGGGGGGCGGTGAAGATTTCGAGCTGGTGCTGGCGCTGCCGCCCAGCTGGGCCGAGGCGCTGCTGGCGGCCTTACCTGGCACCAGCCGCATCGGCAGCCTTGTAGAGGCAGAGCCCGGCCTGGTGCGCTGGCAAGAGAGCGGCGAAGCGCTTGCGGCAGCGGAACAAGGGTTTACGCATTTCCGCTGA
- a CDS encoding peptidylprolyl isomerase, with protein MDLKRWLLALVVLLGLWGPIGAAPANAALPPGNAVKDPTAILRNALPIDAPDLQELQHRLESTSDDLRAKRWSALTSNVRRSQTQLSSNRQAILNSLNGSDQAQGTALLDQLDTQLQAVATAAEATDRDSFLAARRSALSTIGQLEALLVGDFPFEIPAEFADLPRLLGRATVEIETTQGTLTAIVDGYNAPLTAGAFVDLVQKGFYDGLPFTRAEDFYVLQTGDPKGPETGYIDPKTKAERTVPLEIKVPGEAEPFYNATFEDLGQFTAQPVLPFATLGTLGWAHSDHALDDGSSQFFFFLYEAELTPAGLNLVDGRYSAFGYVVDGFEVLEELGIDDGIVNAKVIEGAANLKPHA; from the coding sequence ATGGATCTCAAGCGCTGGCTCCTGGCCTTGGTGGTGCTGCTGGGCCTGTGGGGCCCCATCGGCGCCGCCCCGGCCAACGCCGCTTTGCCCCCCGGCAATGCCGTGAAGGACCCCACCGCGATCCTGCGCAACGCCCTGCCGATCGATGCCCCGGATCTGCAGGAGCTGCAACACCGCCTGGAGAGCACCAGCGACGACCTGCGGGCCAAACGCTGGAGCGCGCTCACCAGCAACGTGCGCCGCAGCCAGACCCAGCTCAGCAGCAACCGCCAGGCCATCCTCAACAGCCTCAACGGCAGCGATCAGGCCCAGGGCACGGCCCTGCTTGATCAGCTCGATACCCAGCTGCAGGCCGTGGCCACGGCCGCCGAGGCCACCGACCGCGACAGCTTCCTGGCTGCTCGCCGTTCGGCCCTGAGCACGATCGGCCAGCTCGAAGCGCTGCTGGTCGGCGACTTCCCCTTCGAGATTCCCGCTGAGTTCGCCGACCTGCCCCGCCTCCTGGGCCGCGCCACCGTGGAGATCGAAACCACCCAGGGCACCCTTACGGCCATCGTGGACGGGTACAACGCGCCGCTCACCGCCGGCGCCTTCGTGGACCTGGTGCAGAAGGGCTTCTATGACGGCCTGCCTTTCACCCGCGCCGAAGACTTCTACGTGCTGCAAACCGGCGATCCCAAGGGCCCGGAAACCGGCTACATCGACCCGAAGACCAAAGCCGAGCGCACGGTGCCGCTGGAGATCAAAGTGCCTGGCGAAGCCGAGCCCTTCTACAACGCCACCTTTGAGGATCTGGGCCAATTCACCGCCCAACCGGTGCTGCCCTTCGCCACCCTCGGCACCCTGGGCTGGGCCCATTCCGACCACGCCCTCGACGACGGATCGTCGCAGTTCTTCTTCTTCCTCTACGAAGCGGAGCTCACCCCCGCCGGCCTCAACCTGGTGGATGGGCGCTACAGCGCCTTTGGCTACGTGGTGGATGGCTTCGAGGTGCTTGAAGAGCTCGGCATCGACGACGGCATCGTGAACGCCAAGGTGATTGAAGGGGCCGCCAATCTCAAGCCCCACGCCTGA
- the efp gene encoding elongation factor P: MISSNDFRTGTTIELDGQVWRVVEFLHVKPGKGSAFVRTKLKAVQSGNVVEKTFRAGETVPQAQLEKAVLQHTYMEGEDYVFMDMATYEETRLTAKQIGDQRKYLKEGMEVNVVYWNGKPLEVELPNSVVLEITETDPGVKGDTATGGTKPAIVETGAQVMVPLFLSIGEKIKIDTRTDSYLGREN, from the coding sequence ATGATCTCAAGCAACGACTTTCGTACCGGCACAACGATTGAGCTCGATGGCCAGGTCTGGCGCGTTGTTGAATTCCTGCACGTGAAGCCTGGCAAGGGCTCTGCGTTCGTGCGCACCAAGCTCAAGGCGGTGCAGAGCGGCAACGTGGTGGAGAAAACCTTCCGCGCCGGCGAAACCGTGCCCCAGGCGCAGCTGGAGAAGGCTGTGCTCCAGCACACCTACATGGAAGGCGAGGACTACGTCTTCATGGATATGGCCACCTACGAGGAAACTCGCCTGACCGCCAAGCAGATCGGCGATCAGCGCAAGTACCTCAAGGAAGGCATGGAGGTGAACGTTGTGTATTGGAATGGCAAGCCGCTTGAGGTGGAGCTGCCCAACTCCGTGGTGCTCGAAATTACCGAAACCGACCCCGGCGTGAAGGGCGACACCGCCACCGGCGGCACCAAGCCCGCGATTGTGGAGACCGGCGCTCAGGTGATGGTGCCGCTGTTCCTGTCGATCGGCGAAAAGATCAAGATCGATACCCGCACCGATAGCTACCTCGGCCGCGAGAACTGA
- the accB gene encoding acetyl-CoA carboxylase biotin carboxyl carrier protein, translating to MQLDHNQLRDLIALLGESDIQELKLEGDDFRLELRRNLPTSQPQVMMQAAPASLPAPVAAAPATPSAAPPAAPAVRGDLVEITAPMVATFYRAPSPGDPAFVELGARINVGQTVCILEAMKLMNELESEVSGEVVEILVENGTPVEFGQVLMRVKPG from the coding sequence ATGCAACTCGATCACAACCAACTGCGGGATCTGATCGCTCTGCTGGGCGAGAGCGACATCCAGGAGCTCAAGCTCGAAGGCGACGACTTCCGCCTGGAGCTGCGCCGCAACCTGCCCACGAGCCAGCCCCAAGTGATGATGCAGGCAGCACCGGCTTCCCTGCCGGCTCCGGTGGCAGCTGCCCCTGCCACGCCGTCGGCTGCACCGCCGGCTGCTCCTGCGGTCCGCGGCGACCTGGTGGAGATCACTGCTCCGATGGTGGCCACCTTCTACCGCGCACCTTCCCCTGGCGATCCGGCCTTCGTCGAGCTGGGTGCGCGCATCAACGTCGGTCAGACCGTCTGCATCCTCGAGGCGATGAAGCTCATGAACGAGCTGGAGTCGGAGGTGAGCGGCGAGGTGGTGGAAATCCTCGTGGAAAACGGCACACCTGTGGAGTTTGGGCAGGTGCTGATGCGCGTGAAGCCGGGCTAA
- the pdxA gene encoding 4-hydroxythreonine-4-phosphate dehydrogenase PdxA yields MLHSASPTHAKRARLAVSLGDPAGIGAEVTLKALAHWPSDQPTPLLVGCRRWLEGTYQQLQACSTAPLADPAAFEVLDRPLEHPLAPGQAGAASGAASFQWLTAAVEQVHSGRCTTLVTAPIAKHAWHAAGHTYPGQTERLAELCGGAAASMLFTARSPQSGWRLNTLLATTHIPLATVPQQLSAACIHHKLDVLLAFCQRFAPQPRLVVAGLNPHAGEAGQLGREECDWLIPALEQWQQQHPQAELIGPLPPDTCWLEAGLAWRGEPATAADGYLALYHDQGLIPVKLLAFDQAVNTSLGLPFLRTSPDHGTGFDIAGQGVARAASMRAALETALELG; encoded by the coding sequence ATGCTCCACTCAGCCAGCCCCACGCACGCTAAGCGGGCTCGCCTGGCGGTTTCCTTGGGTGATCCCGCCGGGATCGGCGCGGAAGTCACGCTCAAAGCCTTGGCGCACTGGCCCAGCGATCAGCCCACACCGCTGCTGGTGGGTTGCCGCCGCTGGCTCGAGGGCACCTATCAGCAGCTGCAGGCCTGCAGCACCGCACCCCTGGCCGATCCGGCTGCGTTTGAGGTGCTCGATCGGCCCCTGGAGCACCCGCTGGCCCCGGGCCAAGCCGGTGCGGCCAGCGGCGCCGCGAGCTTTCAATGGCTCACCGCAGCGGTGGAGCAGGTGCACAGCGGCCGCTGCACCACCTTGGTGACAGCACCGATCGCCAAACACGCCTGGCACGCCGCTGGCCACACGTATCCAGGCCAGACCGAACGGCTGGCCGAGCTCTGCGGCGGGGCAGCGGCCTCAATGCTGTTCACCGCCCGCTCACCCCAGAGCGGTTGGCGGCTGAACACCCTGCTGGCCACCACCCACATTCCCCTGGCGACGGTGCCGCAGCAGCTCAGCGCCGCATGCATTCACCACAAGCTGGATGTGTTGCTCGCCTTCTGCCAACGCTTTGCGCCGCAACCCCGGCTGGTGGTGGCTGGCCTCAATCCCCACGCCGGTGAAGCAGGCCAACTGGGCCGTGAGGAATGCGACTGGCTGATTCCTGCCCTCGAGCAATGGCAGCAACAACACCCGCAGGCCGAGCTGATCGGCCCACTACCACCCGACACCTGCTGGCTTGAGGCGGGCTTGGCCTGGCGCGGCGAACCAGCAACGGCAGCCGATGGATACCTGGCGCTTTATCACGACCAAGGCTTGATCCCCGTGAAGCTGCTGGCCTTCGATCAGGCGGTGAACACCAGCCTGGGGCTTCCGTTTCTGCGAACCTCCCCCGATCACGGCACAGGATTCGACATCGCCGGCCAAGGGGTTGCCAGGGCCGCCAGCATGCGGGCGGCCCTGGAGACAGCGCTCGAGCTCGGTTAG
- a CDS encoding NAD-dependent epimerase/dehydratase family protein, with amino-acid sequence MTPRAVNPGARVLVVGGGYSGERFARAAAARGAQVWLTRRQARPVAEAEPAAQTLHWLHFDSGAAAIPALPEQLSHVLITLPPDAIGSDAALEHLLTPLRHQPLRWLGYLSTTGVYGDSQGAWVDEHSPTQPTLPRSQARLQCEQRWLGSGLPVQSFRLPAIYGPGRCPFEQLRNGQARLVHKPGQVFCRIHVDDIVGALLHAADQPEGRRPSVINVSDDAPCPSSETLGYAAHLLGCKLPELRHFEAIAPEMSPMALSFWADNRRVSNRLLCSELGYRLRYPSYREGFAASLREEQARSTVVMESG; translated from the coding sequence ATGACCCCCCGAGCTGTCAACCCGGGGGCCAGGGTGCTGGTGGTGGGCGGTGGTTACAGCGGCGAACGCTTCGCCCGCGCCGCCGCGGCCCGCGGCGCGCAGGTGTGGCTCACACGCCGCCAAGCTCGACCCGTTGCCGAAGCGGAGCCAGCCGCACAGACGCTGCACTGGCTGCACTTCGACAGTGGCGCCGCAGCGATTCCGGCCCTACCGGAGCAGCTCAGCCACGTGCTGATCACCCTTCCACCGGATGCCATCGGCAGCGATGCCGCCCTGGAGCACCTGCTGACACCCCTGCGCCATCAACCGCTGCGCTGGCTGGGCTATCTCTCCACCACGGGGGTGTATGGCGACAGCCAGGGCGCCTGGGTGGATGAACACAGTCCCACCCAGCCCACGCTGCCCCGCAGCCAAGCCAGGCTGCAATGCGAGCAGCGCTGGCTCGGCAGTGGCCTGCCGGTGCAGAGTTTCCGCCTACCGGCGATCTACGGGCCCGGGCGTTGTCCGTTCGAGCAACTGCGCAACGGACAAGCGCGGCTGGTGCACAAGCCGGGCCAGGTGTTCTGCCGCATCCATGTCGACGACATCGTGGGCGCCCTGCTGCATGCCGCCGATCAACCGGAGGGGCGCCGGCCTTCGGTGATCAATGTGAGCGACGACGCCCCCTGCCCCTCCAGCGAAACCCTGGGCTACGCCGCCCACCTGCTGGGCTGCAAGCTGCCAGAGCTGCGGCACTTTGAGGCGATCGCCCCAGAGATGAGCCCGATGGCCTTGAGCTTCTGGGCCGATAACCGGCGCGTCAGCAACCGCCTGCTCTGCAGCGAGCTTGGGTATCGCCTGCGCTACCCGAGCTACCGAGAAGGCTTCGCCGCCAGCCTGCGGGAGGAACAGGCACGCAGCACGGTCGTGATGGAATCAGGTTGA
- a CDS encoding HNH endonuclease encodes MHARDAVFLEDLCPKLRVRRWRQNLHSFTHKTCIYCGKPSESIDHVLPQSRGGLSTTENCVPACLACNGRKSDADAFEWYRRQRFYDPRRAMAIRAWTDGDLRLAMRLLQWASPRQSTPQPAGGLRLQAA; translated from the coding sequence ATGCACGCCAGGGATGCGGTTTTCCTTGAAGATCTGTGCCCCAAACTTCGCGTTCGACGCTGGAGACAAAACCTCCACTCTTTTACTCACAAAACCTGCATTTACTGCGGGAAACCATCTGAATCGATCGACCACGTGCTTCCGCAAAGCCGTGGCGGCCTGAGCACCACCGAAAACTGCGTGCCGGCCTGCCTCGCCTGCAATGGGCGCAAGAGCGACGCCGACGCCTTCGAGTGGTATCGCCGCCAGCGGTTCTATGACCCGCGCCGCGCCATGGCGATTCGCGCCTGGACCGATGGCGACCTTCGGCTGGCGATGCGGCTGCTGCAGTGGGCCAGCCCACGCCAGAGCACCCCTCAACCCGCAGGCGGCCTAAGACTGCAAGCCGCCTGA
- a CDS encoding DEAD/DEAH box helicase, with the protein MRLGASGCIEVQLPFDAVTQAQLRAVRPRGQWLARRGCWQFPLEAAAVLRERFAGRFAVDPALQQWFAWLEQPLPPLPPHRTLVEVAELQQPLPDGRVLFAHQRAAARWLLARRGAVLADAMGLGKTLTALAAARAMVRAADCCIVVVAPAGLHHHWLQEASALQLQLELLSWARLPDGLPPAGTVLIADEAHYAQNLQASRTQAFLRLSRHPRVRAVWLLSGTPMKNGRPVQLFPLLAAIGHPLAADQRAFEERYCQGHWLERGGKRQWQAMGATHLEELQRLTRPLVLHRRKQDCLDLPPKQRLLVPVQLSEAEGRGFQHRLQLKVDDYRRRAEAGLVRRDAEVLAVFTALRQISADYKLPAASALVQRLLGQGEAVVVFTAFVAAAELLHSRLGGVLLTGRQPPSERQAIVDRFQAGEASLLIATFGVGGLGFTLHRARHVVLLERPWTPGDAEQAEDRCHRIGMQGSLHSHWLQLGVADQMVDDLLASKAARIEQVLSRRTLPGLVRQLLERW; encoded by the coding sequence ATCCGTTTGGGGGCCTCTGGTTGCATAGAGGTGCAGCTGCCGTTTGATGCGGTCACCCAAGCGCAGTTGCGGGCGGTGCGGCCCCGGGGGCAGTGGCTGGCGCGCCGTGGCTGTTGGCAGTTCCCCCTTGAGGCGGCGGCGGTGCTGCGCGAACGCTTCGCTGGCCGTTTTGCTGTGGATCCGGCTTTGCAGCAGTGGTTCGCCTGGTTGGAGCAACCCCTGCCGCCCCTGCCGCCCCATCGCACGCTTGTGGAGGTTGCGGAGCTGCAGCAGCCTCTACCCGATGGACGGGTGTTGTTCGCCCATCAACGCGCCGCGGCGCGTTGGCTCCTGGCCCGTCGCGGTGCCGTGCTGGCCGATGCGATGGGGCTGGGCAAAACGCTCACGGCCTTGGCGGCAGCCCGAGCCATGGTGCGGGCGGCCGACTGTTGCATCGTGGTGGTGGCCCCGGCCGGCTTGCATCACCACTGGCTGCAGGAGGCCTCTGCGCTCCAGCTGCAGCTTGAGCTGCTCAGCTGGGCCCGCCTCCCGGATGGGCTGCCCCCAGCCGGCACAGTGCTGATTGCCGATGAGGCCCATTACGCCCAGAACCTGCAGGCCAGCCGCACCCAGGCGTTTCTGCGGTTGAGCCGGCATCCGCGGGTGCGGGCGGTGTGGCTGCTCAGCGGCACGCCCATGAAAAACGGCCGGCCGGTGCAGTTGTTCCCGTTGTTGGCCGCCATTGGTCATCCGCTGGCTGCGGATCAACGCGCTTTTGAAGAGCGCTACTGCCAGGGTCACTGGCTTGAGCGCGGCGGCAAGCGGCAGTGGCAGGCCATGGGGGCTACCCATCTCGAGGAATTGCAGCGGCTCACCCGGCCGCTGGTGCTGCATCGCCGTAAGCAGGATTGCCTGGATCTGCCGCCCAAGCAGCGGCTGCTGGTGCCCGTGCAGCTCAGCGAGGCTGAAGGGCGAGGCTTTCAGCACCGCCTTCAGCTCAAGGTGGATGACTACCGCCGCCGCGCTGAGGCCGGCTTGGTGCGCCGGGACGCCGAGGTGCTTGCGGTGTTCACGGCCCTGCGCCAGATCAGTGCGGACTACAAATTGCCGGCGGCCAGCGCCTTAGTGCAGCGTCTCCTGGGCCAGGGCGAGGCGGTGGTGGTGTTCACCGCCTTTGTGGCCGCCGCGGAGTTGTTGCACAGCCGGTTGGGGGGGGTGCTGCTCACGGGCCGGCAGCCGCCCAGTGAACGCCAGGCCATCGTGGATCGCTTTCAGGCCGGTGAGGCCAGCCTGTTGATTGCCACCTTTGGGGTGGGTGGTCTCGGGTTCACCCTGCACCGCGCCCGCCATGTGGTGCTGTTGGAGCGTCCTTGGACGCCCGGCGACGCTGAACAGGCCGAAGATCGTTGCCATCGCATCGGCATGCAGGGCAGCTTGCACAGCCATTGGCTGCAACTGGGCGTGGCTGATCAGATGGTCGACGACCTGCTCGCCAGCAAGGCGGCCCGGATCGAGCAGGTGCTCAGCCGGCGGACGCTGCCGGGGCTGGTGCGCCAGCTCCTGGAGCGTTGGTGA
- a CDS encoding DUF6554 family protein has translation MVGALPAARAADTPSSAAGKGAQVYCFMRNSGNNHEVSWLAAYALIKRQSASLFKTSPEHAAVMITEAVVQNPGSFPDCGRYLGDLYASAAQEQQQKQQQREAASGSSNEGGATRSERYAY, from the coding sequence ATGGTGGGCGCACTGCCCGCCGCGCGAGCCGCCGACACCCCTTCGAGTGCAGCCGGCAAAGGTGCCCAGGTGTATTGCTTCATGCGCAATTCAGGCAACAACCATGAGGTGAGCTGGCTGGCGGCCTATGCGCTGATCAAGCGCCAGAGCGCCAGCCTGTTCAAAACCTCGCCGGAGCACGCGGCGGTGATGATCACGGAGGCTGTGGTGCAAAACCCGGGCTCCTTCCCCGACTGCGGCCGATACCTCGGTGATCTCTATGCGAGCGCAGCTCAGGAGCAGCAGCAGAAACAGCAGCAGCGCGAAGCCGCCAGCGGTAGCAGCAACGAGGGTGGAGCGACCCGCAGCGAGCGCTACGCCTATTAA
- a CDS encoding AbrB family transcriptional regulator, with the protein MAAMSPPLQLLAYLAAGLAGGLLALRTGIPAAPLAGALLGAGLVSLSGRLDAASWPSGTRTALEIGIGTVIGTSLSATALGELKQLWKPAVLITVSLVVAGLVVGVCCSRLLGLDPLVALLGAAPGGISGMSLAGDELGVGAPVAVLHAVRLITVLLVLPVMLRLLLASGITPPPPG; encoded by the coding sequence CTGGCTGCCATGAGTCCACCCCTGCAGCTGCTGGCGTATCTGGCGGCCGGCCTGGCGGGCGGGCTGCTCGCCCTGCGCACGGGGATACCCGCCGCACCCCTGGCGGGCGCCCTGCTGGGAGCTGGCCTCGTGAGCCTCAGCGGCCGACTGGACGCCGCCAGCTGGCCGAGCGGCACCCGAACCGCCTTGGAAATTGGGATCGGCACGGTGATCGGCACCAGCCTGAGCGCCACGGCCCTGGGCGAACTAAAGCAGCTGTGGAAACCGGCTGTGCTGATCACGGTGAGCTTGGTGGTGGCGGGATTGGTGGTGGGGGTGTGCTGCAGCCGGCTGTTGGGCCTCGACCCGCTGGTGGCTCTGTTGGGAGCAGCACCAGGAGGAATCAGCGGCATGAGCCTGGCCGGCGATGAACTGGGCGTGGGTGCACCGGTGGCGGTGCTGCATGCGGTGCGCCTGATCACCGTGTTGCTGGTGTTGCCCGTGATGCTGCGGCTGCTCCTGGCGAGTGGCATCACACCGCCGCCACCCGGCTGA